The following proteins are co-located in the Solanum pennellii chromosome 1, SPENNV200 genome:
- the LOC107006833 gene encoding aspartyl protease family protein 2, protein MEGKTISLSFLLLSLLAISVSSTSLQYHTLLLHSLPLTQLQSLDFDAQLLSGDGSDLDPDNTLSLQLHHVDLVSPSSFNATPHALFKLRLQRDAYRAKAISDLASANATLGRRAGKPHAGGRDFSSSVVSGLSQGSGEYFTRIGVGTPSKYVYMVLDTGSDVVWIQCSPCKKCYTQSDPVFDPSKSSSFLGVACGSPLCRRLDSGSCNRKKCLYQVSYGDGSFTVGDFSTETLTFRGTRVNNVALGCGHDNEGLFVGAAGLLGLGRGRLSFPTQAGRRFGRKFSYCLVDRSASSKPSYLVFGESAVSRTAVFTPLVKNPKLDTFYYVELTGFSVGGARVPAIRPSLFKLDAAGDGGVIVDSGTSVTRLTRPAYVALRDAFRMGAKDLKRAPDFSLFDTCFDLSGKTEVKVPTVVMHFRGADVSLPASNYLIPVDSDGTFCFAFAGTMSGLSIIGNIQQQGFRVVFDLAGNRLGFAPRGCA, encoded by the coding sequence atggaaggaAAAACTATTTCCCTTTCCTTCCTTTTACTTTCTCTCTTAGCCATTTCTGTCTCTTCCACTTCTCTTCAATACCATACATTACTTCTACATTCCCTTCCACTAACTCAACTTCAATCCCTAGATTTCGATGCTCAACTACTTTCCGGCGATGGCTCCGACCTCGATCCGGATAATACTCTCTCTCTACAGTTGCATCATGTAGACTTAGTATCTCCTTCATCCTTCAATGCTACACCACATGCTCTGTTTAAGCTCCGTCTACAACGTGATGCCTATAGAGCTAAGGCAATTTCTGACCTCGCCTCTGCTAACGCCACCCTTGGACGCCGTGCAGGTAAGCCTCATGCTGGTGGTAGGGATTTCTCTAGTTCTGTTGTTTCTGGACTGTCTCAGGGGAGTGGAGAGTATTTCACGCGAATCGGGGTTGGCACTCCATCTAAGTATGTTTATATGGTGTTGGATACGGGAAGTGACGTCGTTTGGATCCAGTGTTCGCCTTGTAAAAAGTGCTACACTCAATCCGACCCGGTTTTTGACCCGAGTAAATCGTCTTCCTTCCTTGGTGTTGCATGTGGGTCGCCTTTGTGTCGCCGGTTGGATTCTGGTAGCTGTAACCGAAAGAAATGTCTTTATCAGGTTTCTTACGGAGACGGTTCTTTCACCGTCGGCGATTTTTCAACTGAAACGTTAACTTTCAGGGGCACACGCGTGAACAACGTGGCCCTTGGATGCGGCCACGATAACGAAGGTTTATTCGTCGGAGCTGCTGGTTTACTGGGTCTCGGCCGGGGTAGACTATCATTTCCGACTCAAGCTGGTCGGAGATTCGGCAGAAAATTCTCCTACTGCCTTGTCGACCGGTCCGCTTCCTCTAAACCATCCTATCTAGTCTTCGGCGAATCTGCAGTTTCTCGAACCGCTGTGTTTACCCCACTCGTGAAAAACCCAAAACTAGACACGTTCTACTACGTGGAGCTCACCGGATTCAGCGTCGGCGGCGCTAGGGTTCCTGCAATCAGGCCCTCGCTGTTCAAGCTAGACGCCGCTGGTGATGGTGGTGTGATAGTAGATTCAGGAACTTCAGTGACCCGATTGACCCGACCAGCTTACGTAGCTCTGAGGGACGCTTTCCGAATGGGTGCTAAAGATCTGAAAAGAGCCCCAGATTTCTCATTGTTCGATACATGCTTCGATCTATCAGGGAAAACGGAAGTGAAGGTTCCGACAGTGGTTATGCATTTCCGTGGAGCTGACGTGTCATTGCCGGCGTCAAATTACTTGATTCCGGTGGACAGTGATGGGACATTCTGCTTTGCATTTGCCGGTACAATGAGTGGATTGTCGATTATCGGAAACATTCAGCAGCAAGGTTTCAGGGTAGTGTTTGATCTTGCTGGTAATCGCCTAGGCTTTGCTCCTCGTGGGTGCGCTTAA